One part of the Longimicrobiales bacterium genome encodes these proteins:
- a CDS encoding acylphosphatase encodes MDRIRVLITGRVQGVGYRAWAVHQARKLEVRGWIRNRADGAVEAEVAGDPDAVARMRDLLAQGPPLAHVDRLVDEQPGIESLPETFQTVW; translated from the coding sequence GTGGATCGGATACGCGTGCTGATCACCGGGCGGGTACAGGGCGTCGGGTATCGAGCCTGGGCAGTTCACCAGGCGCGCAAGCTCGAGGTGCGTGGCTGGATCCGCAATCGGGCGGACGGGGCGGTGGAGGCAGAGGTCGCGGGCGACCCGGATGCGGTGGCGCGCATGCGTGATCTGCTTGCACAGGGTCCTCCCCTCGCGCACGTCGATCGGCTGGTCGATGAGCAGCCGGGCATCGAGTCGTTACCGGAGACGTTTCAGACGGTGTGGTGA